GGGACGTTCACGCTCATCGCGTCCGAGGGCACGGTCGTGCCCGGGCCGCTGCTACGGATCGGGAACACGACGTCCCGCGTCGACTTCGGGTGCGACCCGGGGGAGTGGACCGACGCGTGGTCGGCCAGCGGCATCGCCCACCACTGGGCGCTCGGCACCGGCCACCGGGTCGCCGAGCTGACGGCCGTCGCGGACCTGCTCGGGCTGGACCTGACCGTGGTGCGTCCGTGAGGCGAGTCGCGGCCGTCGACCTCGGCGCGTCCAGCGGGCGGGTGATGGCCGGGACCGTCGGGCCGTCGGTGCTGGCCGTAGAGGAGGTGCGGCGGTTCCCGAACGGCGGGGTCCGGGCCGGACCGGTGCTGTACTGGGACATCCTGGGGCTCTATCGCGAGACCCTGGCCGGGATCCGCGAAGCCGGTCGCTTGGACGGCGTCGGGATCGACTCGTGGGCGGTCGACTACGGGCTCCTGGACGAGCGGGGCGCGCTGCTCGGCAACCCCGTCCACTACCGCGACTCGCGGACCGACGGGATCACCGTGCCGGTGCCCGACCGGGAGCTCTACGACGTCACCGGGTTGCAGCAGCTGCCGTTCAACACGCTGTACCAGCTGGTGGCCGAAGGCGACCGGCTCGACGCGGCGGCGACCATGCTGCTCATTCCGGACCTGCTGAACTACTGGCTCACGGGCGAGATCGGGGCTGAGCGGACGAACGCGTCGACCACGCAGCTCTACGACGTGCGCGCGCGGACCTGGGCTCTTTCGCTGGCGTCGCGAGTCGGGATCCCGCCCCGGCTGCTCCCGCCGTTGCGGGACCCGGGCACGGTCGTGGGCCAGGCCCGCGAACTGTCCGGCGTACCCGTGGTCGCCGTCGGCTCGCACGACACGGCGTCCGCGGTGGTCGCCGTGCCCGCGTCGCCGGGGACGAACTTCGCCTACATCTCCTCGGGGACGTGGTCACTGGCGGGCCTGGAACTGCCCGCGCCGGAGTTGAGCGACGCGGCGCTGGCCGCGAACTTCACCAACGAAGGCGGTGTCGACGGCACCATTCGCTTCCTGCGCAACGTGATGGGTCTCTGGGTGCTGTCCGAGACGCTGCGGACGTGGTCCACTTCGGACCTTTCCGGTCTGCTCACGGCGGCGGCCGCCTCGCCCGCGTTGGCGGCGGTGGTGGACATCGACGCGCCCGGGTTCCTGCCACCGGGCGACATGCCGGCGCGGCTCGCCGCGGCATGCGGGGCGACCGGCCAGCGCCCACCCGGTACGCGGGCCGAGGTGGTCCGGTGCATCTTGGACAGCCTGGCGCTGGCGTACCGCCGCACCCTCCGCCAGGCGGCCTCGCTGACCGGCCGCACGATCGACGTGGTCCACATCGTCGGCGGCGGAGCGCGGAACGAACTGCTGTGCCAGTTGACGGCGGACGCGTGTGGGGTGCCGGTGCTGGCGGGCCCGGGCGAGGCAGCGGCGCTGGGGAACGTACTGGTACAGGCCCGTGCGTTGGGGGAGGAGGACCTCCCGGATCTGGCGGCCATGCGGGCGCTGGTGCGGGAGACGCAGGAAGTCCGCCGCTACGAGCCCTCGGGTGCCGGCGACTGGGACGCGGCCGAGGCCCGGCTCGGGTCCTGAACGTTCTGTCCGCTGTGCCGGTCACCGGACAGACCTGCGCGGAAGTCTCCTCATCCCGGCCCTTTCCGGGCACACTCCCGGCAGCACGGTTGCGGGCCCGAGCGGCCCGCGGCGAGCCTGAGCACGGATCCCGGACCCGACCCGAGGGAGTGCCGCGATGGCGCACCGAACTCCGATCGCCGCGGCTGCCGCCTGCGCGCTGGCCCTGAGCTTCCCGGGAACAGCCGCCGCCGATCCGCCGAGCGCCCTGCCCGGCAACGCCACCGACTTCGAGAAGACCTTCCAGCCCGCCTTCGACTACGACAAGGACGGCTGTTACCCGACCCCGGCCATCGGCCCGGACGGCACCATCGCGCCCGGCCTCTCCCTCGGCGGCGACACCAACGGCCACTGCCGGGACTCCTGGGACCTCGACAACACGAACTCGTACTCGCGGCAGAAGTGCAACAACGGCTGGTGTGCCGTGATGTTCACCCTGTACTTCGAGAAGGACCAGGCCTCCCTCGGCCCGGGCAGCGCCGGGCACCGCCACGACTGGGAGCACGTCGTCGTCTGGGTCAAGGACAACCGGGTCGAGTACGTCGCGACGTCCCAGCACGGCGGCTTCGCGATCCACGACCGCGCGAGCATGCGTTTCGAGGGCACGCACGCGAAGGTCGTCTACCACAAGGACGGCGGTTCGACGCACTGCTTCCGCGCCGCCAACGGCAACGACGACCCGCCGGAGAACCACAAGGGCACCTGGCAGTACCCGACGCTCGTCGGCTGGGACGGCTACCCGTCCGGGATCCGCGACAAGCTCGTGGCGGCGAACTTCGGCAGCGCCACCTTCGGCATCAAGGACGACCAGTTCAACGGCAACCTCGGCAAGGCCAAGCCGTCCGGGATCCCGTTC
The window above is part of the Amycolatopsis camponoti genome. Proteins encoded here:
- a CDS encoding rhamnulokinase; this translates as MAGTVGPSVLAVEEVRRFPNGGVRAGPVLYWDILGLYRETLAGIREAGRLDGVGIDSWAVDYGLLDERGALLGNPVHYRDSRTDGITVPVPDRELYDVTGLQQLPFNTLYQLVAEGDRLDAAATMLLIPDLLNYWLTGEIGAERTNASTTQLYDVRARTWALSLASRVGIPPRLLPPLRDPGTVVGQARELSGVPVVAVGSHDTASAVVAVPASPGTNFAYISSGTWSLAGLELPAPELSDAALAANFTNEGGVDGTIRFLRNVMGLWVLSETLRTWSTSDLSGLLTAAAASPALAAVVDIDAPGFLPPGDMPARLAAACGATGQRPPGTRAEVVRCILDSLALAYRRTLRQAASLTGRTIDVVHIVGGGARNELLCQLTADACGVPVLAGPGEAAALGNVLVQARALGEEDLPDLAAMRALVRETQEVRRYEPSGAGDWDAAEARLGS
- a CDS encoding NPP1 family protein → MAHRTPIAAAAACALALSFPGTAAADPPSALPGNATDFEKTFQPAFDYDKDGCYPTPAIGPDGTIAPGLSLGGDTNGHCRDSWDLDNTNSYSRQKCNNGWCAVMFTLYFEKDQASLGPGSAGHRHDWEHVVVWVKDNRVEYVATSQHGGFAIHDRASMRFEGTHAKVVYHKDGGSTHCFRAANGNDDPPENHKGTWQYPTLVGWDGYPSGIRDKLVAANFGSATFGIKDDQFNGNLGKAKPSGIPFDVNA